A genomic segment from Nocardiopsis sp. Huas11 encodes:
- a CDS encoding ABC transporter ATP-binding protein: protein MGPSDSSAVPALLLRGVVKRFGSLTAVDGLDLDVPQGVVLGLLGPNGAGKSTTMKMLTAQSLADEGEIRILGHEIPAESKWARARMGVVPQHDNLDEELTVEQNLRMFSFLYRVPRRRRREAIARAMRLAQLGDRGDTLVDDLSGGMRRRLLIVRALLHRPELVLMDEPTVGLDPQVRQDLWGVINALRAEGVTVLMSTHYIEEAERLSDEVALMAAGRVVERGTPADLVAKYAGATVEEYEPGDDGIDALETLIRDHGFTTRRTGTTVSVLRAEELPESLRDRLDTPLRRASNLEDVFVTLTGESVE, encoded by the coding sequence ACCGCGGTCGACGGCCTGGACCTGGACGTCCCGCAGGGCGTCGTCCTCGGCCTGCTCGGGCCCAACGGCGCCGGCAAGTCCACCACGATGAAGATGCTGACGGCCCAGAGCCTGGCCGACGAGGGCGAGATCCGCATCCTGGGCCACGAGATCCCCGCCGAGTCGAAGTGGGCGCGCGCCCGCATGGGCGTCGTCCCCCAGCACGACAACCTCGACGAGGAACTCACCGTCGAGCAGAACCTGAGGATGTTCTCCTTCCTCTACCGCGTTCCCCGCCGCCGGCGCCGCGAGGCCATCGCCCGCGCCATGCGCCTGGCCCAGCTCGGCGACCGGGGCGACACCCTCGTCGACGACCTCTCCGGCGGCATGCGCCGCCGGCTGCTGATCGTCCGCGCCCTCCTGCACCGGCCCGAACTCGTCCTCATGGACGAGCCCACCGTCGGTCTGGACCCGCAGGTCCGCCAGGACCTGTGGGGCGTCATCAACGCCCTGCGCGCCGAGGGCGTCACCGTCCTGATGTCCACGCACTACATCGAGGAGGCCGAGCGCCTCTCCGACGAGGTGGCCCTCATGGCCGCGGGCCGGGTCGTGGAACGCGGCACCCCCGCCGACCTCGTCGCCAAGTACGCGGGGGCGACCGTGGAGGAGTACGAGCCGGGGGACGACGGCATCGACGCCCTCGAAACCCTCATCCGCGACCACGGCTTCACCACCCGGCGCACCGGCACCACCGTGTCGGTCCTGCGCGCCGAGGAACTGCCCGAGTCCCTGCGGGACCGGCTGGACACGCCGCTGCGGCGCGCCAGCAACCTCGAGGACGTGTTCGTGACCCTGACCGGGGAGAGTGTGGAATGA